cacgGTACACGGTACGGAGACAGACACCCGTGTCCCGTGTAAGTTTAGTAGATTCATTCCCTTAGGCAGTGCTCTCAGTTacagctattaattattattatgtaccagtgtccaacaacacaacacttacttgaacacaatattaaacacacacacaaatatgaattaattaatattatgcataaaattttctatttagttcgatttgtctaaatatgtatgtaagttttaacaacaacattacTTTGATGTTGACATGTACACATaccataatatatcaatatgacaattattattttaattatcatacagttacgttagttagtgttaaactgtttatattctctattatttaaatgttactcgaaacattttaattctaatcttaatacctattattaatgcttgcatgttatttattactatgtacctatttgtaatttgtacggatatttctatttcaggttACCGGTAAGCAGCTGAGCTGAGGCTGAGGCTGAGCCCTGAGGACATTCGACGTCGCAACGTAGCATCAACTAAGAAGAAACGCAGTCGAATGCAGAGAGACGATCcaggtatgtcagtcagtgttctgattacaaatattgtatttttgtaatatatgtacatactcacTCATAACTTCAAACAAGTAGTAGCTGTACATAAGTAAGTTGACAGAGAGATACACCAGtatcaatgattttatcataacacattatataggtaggtaggttacctacgtacgtgtattatactctattcgtttcatataatattgatgattatgttatagtaaactACTCGGTACGTTGCGTTCTAGCGTTAGTAGGTGAagtgaatttattcatatattattattatgtacgtgtatagtatactgtatacagtatactactatgtagtatagtatgagagtttgacttatcgtgtgttcattatagaaacataaactttataatagtttatatgaatcgtatgcggccctgaaaagggcctttttatTAGCGCTATCACATATGACGCGTACGCTCAACGAGCGATGCGCAATTGCGACAGTGCCGGCTGGAGGACGGGTGTGTGTGTCGTCGTCCGTCGAGCAGAAGCAGCTTAACCGCCGAAACCGTACAGGGTGCGgccttgacgtttcagcgcgtAGACGACGTCCATGGCGGTGACGGTCTTCCTCTTGGCGTGCTCGGTGTATGTGACGGCGTCGCGGATCACGTTCTCGAGGAACACCTTCAGCACACCGCGAGTCTCCTCGTAAATAAGACCGGAGATACGCTTGACGCCGCCTCTGCGCGCGAGACGACGGATGGCGGGCTTCGTGATACCCTGGATGTTATCGCGAAGCACTTTCCTgtggcgcttggctcctccctTTCCCAGACCTTTTCCTCCCTTTCCGCGGCCGGTCATCTTCTTTGTTCTTTAGTGTTGTGACGTTGAGTTGAGCAGACAGACAAGTGACGCGCGCACGTTGTTCAACGGGCGAGCGCTGGCGAACGACTGGGTGCACGGGCCAGTACATGCCCCTCATTTATATACGCGTTGCGGCGCTCGCTCGAGCTCGCTCGTTCGCTAGTCGATAGGTCGGTCGGAACTCGGACGCGcagggtttgttttgttttggcgggccgtgtgcgacttgctgcctcattttagttgatattattgtatatgtatatttaaaaaaaaaaaaaaaagtaaatttcaactatttacttaattatataaactaatcaaataatatttatttattaatattataacacaccgCCTATAATATGGTTAGCAGTGTataacatcataatattgatttaaaaaaaaaaagaaaagaaaaaagtattattttaggtacctatattaaattggttgttagattttgataatttttatcatcattcagcagtaggtacctatctatatttattataagcatacaatacacgatcagtattatttaaggagtgtctgtctggttaaaagaaaaagaaaaaaaaaaaaaaaaatgtataagtacagtaatgtaggtaatgaaattcgaccattttgtatttaggaTCTATTTCGTCCTATATGTACTgtctctattataatatgtaatattatataatatgtagctgtatgtaccacgccagtaaatattgtaatttgtcaaatatgatggacttatgtatattgtgtgtagGCCTGCATCTTTATAGCTTGTACAGGAATGATGATATCATGTTGcaactgctatattttattttattatatttatatggggaccatacttgcagtatttagatattaggtaggtatattgtgtgtgttaattaatagtttgtttgactttttaatgttagttgcagaaacatattttattacaaaaatatatgactcatgtgtggccctgaaaagggcctttttggTATTCGGCTGAGCGGCAATACAAGTGTATACTTAATAGgtgtatacaacaatatatcgcaCACCGCCTTGTACACGCCAACTgcagtactcgatagtactgactgcacTTAGGCGCGCTCTCCGCGGATCCTGCGCGCCAGCTGTATATCCTTGGGCATGATGGTGACACGCTTGGCGTGGATGGCGCAAAGGTTGGTGTCTTCGAAGAGACCGACGAGGTAAGCCTCGCTGGCCTCCTGCAGGGCCATCACAGCGGAGCTCTGGAAACGGAGATCGGTCTTGAAGTCTTGAGCGATCTCACGCACCAAACGCTGGAACGGAAGCTTGCGGATCAACAGCTCGGTACTCTTCTGGTAACGACGAATCTCACGGAGCGCTACGGTTCCGGGCCTGTAACGATGGGGCTTCTTGACACCACCGGTTGCCGGTGCGCTCTTGCGGGCCGCCTTGGTGGCGAGCTGCTTCCTCGGTGCCTTACCACCGGTGGACTTGCGAGCGGTCTGCTTGGTACGCGCCATttcttaattgaattgaattgtactGAAACTGAACCTGAACGAACGACGTGCGGTGCGAACGGCGCGACTGTGCGAGCGGGAATGAAACGCGCATTGCCCGTCCCACTCGTATTTATACGATCGACACGGGCCGACAGCGCGAACCGGCCGCGGCGAACTCACTTGGAATTTTCTCTCTAAATTCgtataaatcctttattttaaagcgtacataatatattatattgtgtgtacgtgtttatattattattctataagtaacttgataaacgtcaaactatgataaacgtcattttttttttctttttttttttttttctttataacattgaatgacaactatttgaacgaacgaaacatgaaacaaaatgcgttatacctatatgttattcttaccattatcattatttttttttgttatttttaagtaagtatttataatattttatttaagtacataatattgtataccgttcatcacctataaacattacacctatcactgtatttctccatcgactatttgcagtttagtaacttgataaacgtcaaactatgataaacgtcttttttttttttttctttttttttcccatataacattgaatgacaactatttgaattttattgaagtacttaaaataatattaggcaggcaatattattatgtacgatatGGGTATAGTACTCTGGTCGTGGAGCTTCAAagtgtcattatattattatatttattatcatcatactttatattatataaataatatatgtattgttgtttttgtcaataatataattccattgtgttactatttttctgtgtgtattaaatttaatcgttGCAGATCGTAAAGGATAGCGACTGGGAGTGACGgagataggtttttttttatgttgttgttgttgttgtttgacttttgacatgtttatcaacagaaacatacattttgtatgttaaattgtatatgaaaatatttgtggccctgaaaagggccttttgttTGTGCGCAACACATAGGTAGGTGTATGTGGTGAGCGCAACGGTGGCGGCGGTACAAGTGCAAGCACACGCTGTGCTCACTTGGAGCTGGTGTACTTGGTGACAGCTTTGGTACCCTCGCTGACGGCGTGCTTGGCGAGCTCACCGGGCAGCAGGAGCCTCACGGATGTCTGCACCTCCCTCGATGTGATGGTGGACCTCTTGTTGTAGTGGGCTAGACGAGACGCTTCGGCGGCGATGCGTTCGAAGATGTCGTTAACGAAAGAGTTCATGATCGACATAGCCTTCGAGGAGATACCGGTGTCGGGGTGGACCTGCTTGAGCACCTTGTAGATGTAGATGGCGTAGCTCTCCTTCCTCTTgtgcttcttctttttcttgtcggtCTTGGAGATGTTCTTTTGGGCCTTGCCGGATTTCTTGGCGGCCTTACCACTTGTCTTGGGCGGCATGGTGCGGCGATTCAACAATcacacaacaatacaatacagaGCGCAAAATTCGATCCGTGCGGCACGGTGAGCGGTTGGATTGTGATTCGAAATTGCAGAGAGGCCGCTCTTATTTATCGGCGCTCTCGCCGCGCGGTGGTGGCGACCTAAGGGAGCGCGCGCCGTCGGACGGGCCAATAGGAGCGCTCCGATGCGGTCTCTGTAAGCTCGACGCAGTGCTGACGCACGCCCGGCAGCTACACATCGCGGAGCGCGGAAAGGGCGGGGGGCGATCGACGCGGTACAGAATACTGGCTaaggctgtttaaaaaaaaaaaaaaaattaaaaataaattaaaaaaaaaaaaaaaacactcacacactctcacaatataatataatgctaagccaagtatgttttgtttgtgttttatctaataggtatacatatattattcacttattaaatgtattaactttatcgttagattttttatttatttatatatttgcgttCTGCGAACGACTGAcatagatgaaataaatattataacctaattattttattgtatcggtgtttacataccataataagagtgtacatattttgtaattataaatacatacgttgttGACACGTGGATAAACTAAACTGTACTCACTATtaagcatttattattatttttttttatttaaatcagcacCTACATgccatatgataatatttatttaatgagttatcgatatttcataattatgaactacaactaactgctactactacaactgacataggtacgcaaaaaaaaaaaagaaaaaaaaaaaacattggtaagTATTTGAATCTGGCTGAgatgacgtatattttttttttgttattccgttttacggccctgtgatctagcacttttgagcttttttgtaatctgtggttatatcgaagttacggtattggtaatgaaattaaatagtggaaTTTGGGAAGAtgacgtatataataataattgttgccatatagtataatataatgtattgtacttttatactatatattatcatacttattacgtttattaattaataatataattattaaaaaatctattcgttcgtggggtttgtttttttttttctctgttgttgtttgttttgtgtgtgtttgactTTTAATCATGTTGCAACAGAAACAGTCATTCATTATCATaggataattatgataaatagatagactttgattcatattgtggccctgaaaagggccttttgtaagaaaaatgcacgccgccgtcgtcgtcgtcttGGTCGTACGACAGCAACGTATCATTATATCTTCCCACGAAGTGCGTCGGGTGTGAGGAGGAGGAGTAGGCGGTGGTTTTAAGCCTTCTTCTCGGTCTTCTTGGGCAGCAGGACCGCCTGGATGTTCGGCAGGACACCGCCTTGGGCGATGGTCACGCCGGAGAGCAGTTTGTTCAACTCCTCGTCGTTGCGGATGGCCAACTGAAGGTGACGGGGAATGATCCTGGTCTTCTTGTTGTCCCTCGCTGCGTTGCCGGCCAACTCGAGAACCTCAGCGGCCAAGTACTCCATGACGGCGGCCAGGTACACTGGTGCACCGGCACCGACGCGCTCGGCGTAATTGCCGTTACGCAGGAGCCTGTGGATACGACCGACGGGGAACTGAAGACCGGCACGGTTGGAGCGAGACTTTGCCTTTCCCTTGACTTTGCCACCTTTGCCGCGGCCCGACATGTTgaagagtttttaaattgaagatttgaaaacaaagttaaacacACAGCTAACACCGTGTGCGCGCGCAGCGAGTAAGCGTTGTAGAGTGACTCGCCAACAGCAggggcattttattatatacgcgATCGCTGGCGCGCAACCGTCGGGCGGGGAGCGGAGTCGACGCTCACGAACGAAACGGGCGAGAAAACAACACGATAATCGCCGCTATTGCGCGTGCGCGGCACTTTCGCGCCATTTccacgttatattttatgaattatagatttatgatttatgtataatgtacttataatatatatgcttagtataatgatgagaatatcaatacaaataaagaaaaaaaaaaaaattttttttttttttcgtccggCAGTCGGGCGTCGTCACTTGTCAGTTTGATTTtgacagtaactaataaaatatttatgaatgtgttttttttttttttttttttctcgtgtaGGTGAGTGTAGGTAGTCGGTGCAATTGCAATATCGTAGTGTCACTAATGTCACTtgagagttataataatttgaattgtgAGTGAGTAACGTACGCGGCGTGCAAATTGCAATGTGCATCGCGATGTGATTAGagctaatacatttatattatttacgagtatctAGGTACTCGCGAGTGACCTAGGGAAGCTagggtgtgtttgtgtttgtgtttgtgttgcggtgtgccgttataatgatataatatcatcgtcatcgtcatcatcatcgtatCGTGTGCTTCGTAGGTATGTGTTCGGCGGCTTTGggtgagttttttatttcagataagctgttagctgtatataggtattatgtagtagctagttatagtgtatgatattctaggtgttttgaaattatagttacGTTACGAGTTAACCACTCACATGTCATGTAGGGTGGCATAGGTAACGTCGTCGGTTCGTGTATTGTTTGATTCGTCGTCGACTATCATAgcatagctatacaattattataattattgttgttattatctctctcgtgttatataccttagttagttagttagttggttggttacatagctgtggtagtttattgttttgttagtagttggttggttagtttgtttgactttctgtatacgcatcagaaacgaatatgtatgtttgtacatgattcatgaatatattgttaGCCCTGAAAAGGGCTGTTTTTGGTAGTGGCGAGCGAGTGTGTCACGCACGCCGCCGTGAGGCTCGCGGCTGCTGCGACGGCGACCCGGTGGCGGGTCGCTcgctgccgctgctgctgctgctgctgctgctgctgctgctgctgctgatgctgcggcggcggcgcggcgggaccGACGACGCGACGACGGTGTAGCGCGACCATGCACCGCACCCGCGCGTGTATAGCGCGCGCACTCGTTGGCTGCGGCCGGCGTGTGTGATATTTACTTCTTGGCTGCGGCTGCCTTCTTCGCGGCGGGCTTGGACTTGGGCgtagcggcggccttcttgggcTTGGGCGCCTTCGGCTTCTTCGTGGGTGGCTTCGCGGTCTTCTTAGCCTTGGGTGCGGCGCCGCCCTTGGccttggcgggcgcggcggccttcttggcggcgggcttcttcttcgcggcggcggcggccttcttgtccTTCGCGGCGGCCGAAGCCTTGGCtttggacggcgatgcggaggcaGACGCGGACGCGGCTGTGGCCTTCTTGCTCTTggcgccggcggcggaggcggtcgCCTTCTTGCCGGCCTTCGACGCTGCCGCTGCACCCTTGCCGGCGGCTGCCTTGCCCGCACCGGCGCTCGCGCTCGGCTTCTTGGCGGCGGCCGACTTGGACTCTAGCTTGAACGAACCGGACGCGCCCTTGCCCTTGGTCTGGATGAGCGCGCCGGACTCGACGGCGCTCTTCAGGTATTTTCTGATGAACGGCGCCAACTTCTCGGCGTCTACCTTGTACTGAGCGGCGATGTACTTCTTGATCGCCTGCAGCGAGGATCCGCTGCGCTCCTTCATCTCCTTGATAGCGTTGTTCACCATCTCGGACGTCTTCGGGTGCGTAGGCTTCGCCTTAGGTTTCTTAGCGCCGCCCGCCTGTCTTGCCTGTTTCTTTGCTGGTGTAGCGGGAGCGGGAGCTTCGGCGGCGACTGCTGTATCGGccattgttgattgttgatagattgattgcgagagtaagtaagtaagtgagagagagagagagaacgaTCAAACAAACGTGTTCACGCGAGTGTGAAAGAGAGGTTCGATCTGAGACTTCGACTATCGTAGTAGATGTCGCCACTATACGCAACTTGCCACCCGATTAGCTACCTCGAGACTTTACCGTAACGAGGGCCATTCTGTCGCGAGACGATTTCTCGTATGAACACTTCATACTTTTCACTAAcacgtatctaattaaatacaaatttattatatttttgttatgtaaccacactcgtttattgtattttcgtatACATAATGAACGAGACTATCTACCGGTACCGATAGATATCGCATAAAACGAACGATCGAGCCGGCGCTCACCATTATAATCCATACTGTCTACTTGGCATACCTCGCGttcacttcaaaatgtatttttctctataaaacacaACGTTTCAGTTGTAAACGGTCGATAAATCAACAAGGAGGATATCGAGCTTGAAACgtatcaacatttcatttgtattaacacTTTGGTCGAACGTATTAGACGATTAAAAGTGAACCTTCGTAAAACACGAAAGCGTTATACCACTTAAGGACGGGCGAGTCAGACCTGGTggtataacgtttaataaactaatataaaattacaaaatactatattaaacaatgtgaAAGTGCATATAATGCAATTCAACATGCCAATAGACGAATAATCACGTTATGCACACGCTCAATCTCTCgccgtacgtacacacacgGTACACGGTACGGAGACAGACACCCGTGTCCCGTGTAAGTTTAGTAGATTCATTCCCTTAGGCAGTGCTCTCAGTTacagctattaattattattatgtaccagtgtccaacaacacaacacttacttgaacacaatattaaacacacacacaaatatgaattaattaatattatgcataaaattttctatttagttcgatttgtctaaatatgtattgtactgggtacattatgctgtgccggtaaataagaagacttcttgcggtttgaagaaagtttattttcagatccttattgtttcgatgctagctgtggactgtgttgctagtacaaatggccaccatatttatacaaaatcctcAAATTAATGTAGGCCCTCTTATTGGCCGATAAAAATGGACCAATTAGAATCCCCGCATTTTAGCCAATAGGATTCCAGTAAGACATTTTGGACAAAAGCTTAAGTACTAGGAAACTTGACTGCGACGAGAGCcgcttacattaattaacaatttttagtgtatttctgtacaatttcttaaataaagtatatatatttacaattcttgtcttattatctaccttataaaaatacaatcagtcgaatattagaaaataacataacaattcttaaaacttaacgCTAAGTGTCGTGCTCAGTGGCGCCACCACGCACATCTCTCCCGCCGTGCGAGGTCGTCGCATCTTCTGTCGGTGCGGGTGCGTCGTCTCCCCTGAGCGGCAGTATCACCAGCTTGCGGACGGGTCGGCGAAGAACTCCTCCTTTGGTCAGGATGTCCACGGTCCTCACGACGTTGTCCGGGCCTGGGTAGACAGCTGTCACACGTCCTCGTAGCCAGATGTTGCGTGGCAGGTTGGGGTCAACGACCTGCACTAGGTCGTCGACTCGTACCGCAGGTCCGCGTCCGTGGGGCTCCCGCCGGTTTTGAAGTTCCGGTAGATATTCTCTCAGCCACCGCGTCCAGAAAACGTCGGCTAGTCGTTGCGCTGCTCGCCATTTTGATGTTGAAAGTTCGTCTCGTTCTGTGAATGTACCGGGTTGTGGTACTCGGCCGGGTCCGCCCAATAGGAAGTGGTTGGGCGTGAGAGCTTCAGGATCTTCTGCGCTAACTGATACGTGAGTCAGCGGTCGGCTATTCACGGTGTACTCGGCTTCGCTAAGTAGAGTAGACAGGACTTCCTCCGTAGGGTTTCGCTCGTGCAGTGTCGCTGTGAGGGCCACTTTGACTGACCTCACTAATCTCTCCCATGCGCCGCCCATGAATGGTGCACCGGGGGGTATGTAGCGCCAGGAGATTGTCCTCTTCGCTGCTTCCTGCGATGTCCCTGCGTCGATTGCTTGTCTGAGTTCCTTGTCTGCTCCCTTCAGGTTGGTACCGTTGTCCGACCAGATTTCTGTTGGACACCCACGTCGCGCGATCATCCTGCGTAGCGCCATAATAGCGGAGTCGGTTGTGAGTGAACCCGCTATTTCTAGATGTACAGCTCGTGTGGTGAGGCACGTGAAGATTGCGACGTATCTCTTCTGTCTTGTTCTGCCAACAGCTACCGAGAGAGGTCCGAAGTAGTCCACGCCTGTATACGTGAAGGGTCGTCGATGATGCGCGAGGCGACAGGCTGGCAGGTCTCCGGTCCTTGGGTGTGGCGGTACTTGTGTCTTCATTCTACAAAACAGGCATCTCTTCAGTATAGCTCGGGTCACTGGACGAATGCGTATGACCCAGTATTGTTGTCTGCACTCGTTCACTGTAGCTTCAACTCCGGCGTGATGTAACTGTCGATGTACTGAGTTGACCCACAACTTTACGGTCGGATGGTTTCCGTCTAACACCATAGGGCTTTTGATGGCTTCGTTGGTTGCTCCTATCGCGTCGATTCGGCTCCTGAGTCTGATGACGTCGTTGGTTAGCTCGACGCTTAGGTGATGTAGACGGCTTTCTTTGTTGATCGGTTTGTTGTCTTTTAAGTCTTCTATGTCTGTTGCGAAGGCTTCTACTTGCGATGCACACATGAGAAGTTCTTCTGCTTTCTTGAGTGTTTCAGCTGTTACCGGGATAATCTTGTCGTAGCTGCGTAAGGAAGTTGCTTTCTTGACCACTTCTCTCTT
Above is a window of Anticarsia gemmatalis isolate Benzon Research Colony breed Stoneville strain unplaced genomic scaffold, ilAntGemm2 primary ctg00000050.1, whole genome shotgun sequence DNA encoding:
- the LOC142986980 gene encoding histone H4, with protein sequence MTGRGKGGKGLGKGGAKRHRKVLRDNIQGITKPAIRRLARRGGVKRISGLIYEETRGVLKVFLENVIRDAVTYTEHAKRKTVTAMDVVYALKRQGRTLYGFGG
- the LOC142986972 gene encoding histone H3, producing MARTKQTARKSTGGKAPRKQLATKAARKSAPATGGVKKPHRYRPGTVALREIRRYQKSTELLIRKLPFQRLVREIAQDFKTDLRFQSSAVMALQEASEAYLVGLFEDTNLCAIHAKRVTIMPKDIQLARRIRGERA
- the LOC142986977 gene encoding histone H2B, which encodes MPPKTSGKAAKKSGKAQKNISKTDKKKKKHKRKESYAIYIYKVLKQVHPDTGISSKAMSIMNSFVNDIFERIAAEASRLAHYNKRSTITSREVQTSVRLLLPGELAKHAVSEGTKAVTKYTSSK
- the LOC142986975 gene encoding histone H2A; the protein is MSGRGKGGKVKGKAKSRSNRAGLQFPVGRIHRLLRNGNYAERVGAGAPVYLAAVMEYLAAEVLELAGNAARDNKKTRIIPRHLQLAIRNDEELNKLLSGVTIAQGGVLPNIQAVLLPKKTEKKA
- the LOC142986971 gene encoding uncharacterized protein LOC142986971 — translated: MADTAVAAEAPAPATPAKKQARQAGGAKKPKAKPTHPKTSEMVNNAIKEMKERSGSSLQAIKKYIAAQYKVDAEKLAPFIRKYLKSAVESGALIQTKGKGASGSFKLESKSAAAKKPSASAGAGKAAAGKGAAAASKAGKKATASAAGAKSKKATAASASASASPSKAKASAAAKDKKAAAAAKKKPAAKKAAAPAKAKGGAAPKAKKTAKPPTKKPKAPKPKKAAATPKSKPAAKKAAAAKK